The following proteins come from a genomic window of Companilactobacillus pabuli:
- the glyQ gene encoding glycine--tRNA ligase subunit alpha: protein MVKKLNIQDMILTLQKFWGSKGCMLMQAYDTEKGAGTMSPYTFLRAIGPEPWNAAYVEPSRRPADGRYGENPNRLYQHHQFQVVMKPAPENIQEYYLDSLRALGIEPLEHDIRFVEDNWENPSMGCAGVGWEVWLDGMEVSQFTYFQQVGGLQCHPTTSEITYGVERLASYIQDVNSVYDLEWGDGVLYGDIFKEPEYEHSKYSFEESNQDMLFKFFDEYEKEANRLMDLGLVHPAYDYILKCSHTFNLLDARGAVSVTERAAFLSRIRKMAHKVAKAFVEERKKRGFPLLANSDAKEKAND, encoded by the coding sequence ATGGTCAAAAAATTAAATATACAAGATATGATTCTTACGCTCCAAAAGTTTTGGGGTAGTAAGGGCTGCATGTTGATGCAAGCTTATGATACAGAAAAGGGTGCTGGAACAATGAGCCCTTATACATTCCTTCGTGCTATTGGCCCTGAACCTTGGAATGCCGCATACGTTGAACCTTCAAGACGTCCCGCTGATGGTCGTTATGGTGAAAATCCTAACCGTTTATACCAACACCACCAATTCCAAGTAGTTATGAAACCAGCTCCAGAAAATATCCAAGAATATTACTTAGATTCACTTCGTGCTTTGGGAATTGAACCTTTGGAACATGATATTCGTTTCGTTGAAGATAACTGGGAAAACCCATCAATGGGTTGTGCCGGTGTTGGTTGGGAAGTTTGGCTTGACGGTATGGAAGTTTCACAATTTACATACTTCCAACAAGTCGGTGGACTTCAATGTCACCCAACAACTAGTGAAATTACATATGGTGTAGAACGTTTAGCATCATACATACAAGACGTTAACTCTGTTTATGATCTTGAATGGGGTGACGGCGTATTGTACGGTGATATTTTCAAAGAACCCGAATACGAACACTCAAAATACTCATTTGAAGAAAGCAATCAAGATATGCTATTCAAGTTCTTCGATGAATATGAAAAAGAAGCTAACCGTTTAATGGATCTAGGTTTGGTTCACCCAGCTTACGATTACATTTTGAAATGTTCACATACATTTAACTTACTAGATGCCAGAGGTGCTGTTTCTGTTACTGAACGTGCTGCCTTCTTGTCACGTATCAGAAAGATGGCTCACAAGGTTGCTAAGGCCTTCGTTGAAGAAAGAAAGAAGCGTGGCTTCCCACTTTTAGCAAATAGTGATGCAAAGGAGAAAGCAAATGACTAA
- the recO gene encoding DNA repair protein RecO, whose translation MAQVPTNFFGIVVRRQRYKERDALVTILTKEYGFKTFLVRGTQTAKSKISGAVITFSYGDYLGVIKNDGLSYLKSASNIKQFDEIVQDIELNAYATFLFDLYHEAFVDDPVPDSWYRMLFKALLYIENGYDAQIIVNIMQMKLLTAFGVAPNMDSCVVGGETEGVFDFSVLLGGIICSKHFDEDIHRLHIPKRIIYFLRLFSKIDLSQVGRIEIKENNKDLIQHAIDAIYLGTVGYYPKSKTFIDKMKRVRF comes from the coding sequence ATGGCTCAAGTTCCAACTAATTTTTTTGGTATTGTCGTTCGTAGGCAACGTTACAAGGAAAGGGATGCACTGGTTACCATTCTGACTAAGGAGTATGGATTCAAAACTTTTTTAGTTCGAGGAACCCAAACTGCTAAATCAAAGATTTCTGGAGCGGTGATTACTTTTTCCTATGGTGATTATTTGGGAGTCATCAAAAATGATGGCTTGTCTTATTTGAAGTCAGCTAGTAATATCAAGCAATTTGATGAAATCGTTCAAGATATCGAGTTGAACGCTTATGCGACTTTTTTATTTGATTTGTATCATGAAGCTTTTGTCGACGACCCAGTACCAGATTCGTGGTACCGGATGTTGTTTAAAGCTCTACTATATATTGAAAATGGCTATGATGCCCAAATTATTGTCAATATCATGCAGATGAAACTGTTGACTGCCTTTGGAGTAGCTCCCAATATGGACAGTTGTGTTGTCGGTGGTGAGACTGAAGGTGTCTTTGATTTTTCAGTCTTGTTAGGTGGTATTATTTGTTCAAAGCATTTTGACGAAGATATTCATCGCTTGCATATTCCGAAACGAATCATTTATTTCTTGCGATTGTTTAGTAAAATTGATCTCTCGCAAGTAGGCCGAATTGAAATCAAAGAAAATAATAAAGATTTGATTCAGCACGCAATTGATGCGATTTATCTAGGAACGGTTGGTTATTATCCTAAAAGTAAAACTTTTATTGATAAAATGAAGCGAGTTCGTTTTTAG
- the era gene encoding GTPase Era → MEKNFKSGFVAIVGRPNVGKSTFMNRIIKEQIAITSPKAQTTRNKIQGIYTDNERQIIFLDTPGIHKPHNDLDQYMDKAAISALKEVDAVLFMTEAGEQAGPGDKFIIEELKKVKAPVFLILNKIDLINPDEMAPQIDEYKDLMDFAEIIPISATNGNNVEDLIDSLTKALPVGPQYYADDQITDHPEYFIVGELIREKILEDTRDEIPHSIAVVVESMNQRSEAGKLQIEAYIYVERDSQKPIVIGKGGSMLKNIGIGSRIKIEHLLGEKVNLKLWVRVKKNWRDDPAFLASAGYSLKDLNS, encoded by the coding sequence ATGGAAAAAAACTTTAAATCAGGATTTGTTGCCATCGTTGGTCGTCCTAATGTCGGTAAATCAACTTTTATGAATCGAATTATTAAGGAACAAATTGCAATTACTTCACCAAAGGCTCAAACAACTAGAAATAAGATTCAAGGTATTTATACCGATAATGAACGTCAAATTATCTTTTTGGATACACCTGGTATTCACAAGCCTCATAATGATTTAGATCAATATATGGATAAAGCCGCCATTTCAGCGCTTAAAGAAGTCGATGCAGTGCTTTTCATGACTGAAGCTGGTGAACAAGCGGGACCTGGGGATAAGTTCATTATTGAAGAATTGAAGAAAGTTAAAGCTCCAGTCTTCTTGATTCTAAATAAAATTGACTTGATCAATCCAGATGAAATGGCACCACAAATTGATGAATACAAAGATTTGATGGATTTTGCTGAAATTATTCCGATTTCAGCTACAAACGGTAATAATGTTGAAGATTTGATTGATTCTTTGACAAAAGCTTTGCCAGTTGGCCCACAATATTACGCGGATGATCAAATTACTGACCATCCTGAGTACTTTATTGTCGGCGAATTGATCCGTGAAAAGATTCTAGAGGACACTCGTGATGAAATTCCTCATTCAATTGCGGTGGTGGTTGAATCCATGAATCAACGTTCAGAAGCGGGTAAACTTCAGATAGAAGCTTATATTTATGTTGAACGTGATAGTCAAAAGCCAATTGTTATTGGTAAAGGTGGCTCAATGCTAAAGAATATCGGTATTGGTTCAAGAATTAAGATCGAACATTTATTAGGTGAAAAGGTCAATTTGAAACTTTGGGTTCGTGTTAAGAAAAACTGGCGTGATGATCCAGCATTCCTAGCAAGTGCAGGTTATTCATTGAAGGACTTGAATAGTTAA
- the ybeY gene encoding rRNA maturation RNase YbeY, with translation MDLEIYNDDNLIDQARENWVKDIVQFAFNKLKLKDSTQLSIHFVTKDKIHEINKKYRDTDRATDVISFAINDGEDSLDYLEAQIPDLPVDLGDLFISVEIVAEHAKEYEHSFDRELGYTIVHGILHLNGYDHIKKEDEKVMIGLQEEILSAYGLKK, from the coding sequence ATGGACTTAGAGATTTACAATGATGATAATTTGATTGACCAAGCTAGAGAAAATTGGGTCAAAGATATCGTTCAATTTGCTTTTAACAAGTTAAAACTGAAAGATAGTACTCAATTATCGATTCATTTTGTTACTAAAGATAAAATACATGAAATCAATAAAAAATATCGTGATACTGACCGAGCAACTGATGTTATCAGTTTTGCTATTAATGATGGTGAAGATTCTTTAGATTATCTAGAAGCTCAAATTCCTGATTTGCCAGTTGACTTAGGTGATTTGTTTATCAGTGTTGAAATCGTTGCTGAACATGCCAAGGAGTATGAGCATTCATTTGATCGTGAATTAGGCTACACGATTGTTCACGGTATTTTGCACTTAAACGGCTATGATCATATTAAAAAAGAAGACGAAAAAGTCATGATTGGACTTCAAGAAGAAATTCTTAGTGCCTATGGTTTAAAAAAATAA
- a CDS encoding PhoH family protein — protein MAEKIEQIKESIQIKNPQDAINLFGVNDSNLHLIEEGLDVQIHAFGDRLDVTGVDGNVHQALALLKKLIELAQTGISLGAADVVSGMKMVERGTLEYFGDLYKDELLKDFSGKPVRVRNFGQKQYVNAINHNDITFGIGPAGTGKTYLAVVMAVAALKQGRVKRIILTRPAVEAGESLGFLPGDLKEKVDPYMRPIYDALYAIYGADHTSRLLERGVIEVAPLAYMRGRTLDEAFVILDEAQNTTREQMKMFLTRLGFDSKMIVNGDISQIDLPGHQRSGLIQAQSILKDLPHIGFVNFSSADVVRHPVVAEIIDAYEDSDKTKK, from the coding sequence TTGGCAGAAAAAATTGAACAAATAAAAGAAAGCATTCAAATCAAAAATCCTCAAGATGCAATTAATCTTTTTGGAGTCAATGATAGTAATTTGCATTTAATTGAGGAAGGACTCGATGTCCAAATTCATGCATTTGGTGATCGCTTAGATGTAACGGGTGTAGATGGTAATGTTCATCAAGCCCTAGCATTATTAAAGAAATTGATTGAATTAGCTCAAACAGGTATAAGTTTAGGTGCAGCTGATGTTGTCAGTGGAATGAAGATGGTTGAACGTGGTACCTTGGAATATTTTGGTGATTTATACAAAGATGAGTTATTGAAAGATTTTAGTGGCAAACCCGTTCGTGTAAGAAACTTTGGTCAGAAGCAATACGTTAATGCTATCAATCATAATGATATTACTTTTGGAATTGGACCAGCTGGTACTGGTAAAACTTATTTGGCTGTTGTTATGGCTGTGGCTGCTTTAAAACAAGGCCGTGTTAAAAGAATTATTTTAACTCGTCCAGCAGTTGAAGCAGGTGAGAGTCTGGGTTTTCTACCAGGTGATTTAAAAGAAAAGGTTGATCCTTATATGAGACCAATTTATGATGCTTTGTATGCAATTTATGGAGCTGACCACACGAGTCGCCTGCTTGAACGAGGCGTGATTGAAGTGGCTCCCTTAGCTTACATGAGAGGACGTACTTTGGATGAGGCCTTTGTTATCTTGGATGAAGCCCAAAACACTACTAGAGAGCAAATGAAGATGTTCTTGACGCGTTTAGGCTTTGATTCGAAGATGATTGTTAATGGTGATATTTCACAAATTGATTTACCGGGTCATCAAAGAAGTGGTCTGATTCAAGCACAATCAATTTTGAAAGATTTACCACATATTGGCTTTGTAAACTTCAGTTCGGCAGATGTTGTAAGACATCCAGTTGTCGCTGAAATTATTGATGCTTATGAAGATTCAGATAAAACTAAAAAATAA
- the rpsU gene encoding 30S ribosomal protein S21 has product MAKTVVRENESLDDALRRFKRSVSKSGTLQEYRKREFYEKPSVKRKLKSEAARKRNKKRR; this is encoded by the coding sequence ATGGCAAAAACCGTCGTTCGTGAAAACGAGTCGCTTGATGATGCTCTTCGTCGATTCAAACGTTCCGTTTCAAAGAGTGGTACTCTTCAAGAATATAGAAAACGTGAGTTTTACGAAAAGCCAAGTGTCAAGAGAAAGTTAAAATCTGAGGCTGCCCGTAAGCGCAACAAGAAACGTCGTTAA
- a CDS encoding pyruvate, water dikinase regulatory protein, with product MTQKLDVFVLSDGVGETALRVAKAAFIQFPEMDTTYTKYPFIKKDEQLDNILSKAKEKKAVVLHTIVSKETCKVINEFCQDNGIVYYDILNPIIGTFSQMTKQKPIRKKGLIHELDQDYFDMISAMEFTVSNDDGQNPKGFLEADLVLLGISRTSKTPLSLYLANKNIKVANLPLSPVTGIPDELWEVDPKKIVGLTNDINVLSKIRSQRMIAYGLSANTTYSEEDEIQKELDYSNKLYKKLGCPVINVADRSIEETAAIIMEILHFDGYKKG from the coding sequence ATGACACAGAAATTAGACGTTTTTGTATTGTCCGATGGCGTTGGAGAAACCGCTTTAAGAGTTGCAAAAGCAGCTTTCATTCAATTTCCAGAAATGGATACCACTTACACGAAGTATCCTTTTATCAAAAAAGATGAACAGCTAGATAACATCTTATCAAAGGCCAAAGAAAAGAAAGCCGTCGTTTTGCACACAATTGTTTCAAAGGAAACTTGTAAAGTTATTAATGAATTTTGTCAAGATAACGGTATCGTCTACTACGATATCTTAAATCCGATAATTGGTACTTTCTCACAAATGACTAAACAAAAGCCCATTCGTAAAAAAGGCCTTATCCATGAACTTGATCAAGATTACTTTGATATGATCTCAGCAATGGAATTCACTGTCAGCAATGATGATGGTCAAAATCCTAAAGGGTTCTTGGAAGCTGACCTTGTTCTTTTAGGTATCTCTAGAACCTCAAAAACGCCACTCTCACTTTATTTAGCTAATAAAAACATCAAGGTAGCCAATTTACCTCTAAGCCCTGTGACTGGCATTCCTGACGAATTATGGGAAGTCGATCCTAAAAAAATTGTCGGTTTAACTAATGATATCAACGTTTTGAGTAAAATCCGCAGTCAAAGAATGATTGCCTACGGTTTAAGTGCCAACACAACTTATTCTGAAGAAGACGAAATCCAAAAAGAACTTGATTACTCTAATAAATTATACAAAAAATTAGGTTGCCCAGTTATTAATGTTGCCGACAGATCGATTGAAGAGACAGCCGCAATTATCATGGAAATTTTACATTTCGACGGTTATAAAAAAGGATAA
- a CDS encoding deoxyribonuclease IV, giving the protein MIIGSHVAMKAPKMLAGSAKEAHSYGANAMMIFTGAPQNTRRKDVSEMNIPEGQRLLEMYGIKNIIGHAPYIINLGNTLKPDKLEFGIDFMRGEIKRCDALGIQALSFHPGAHLKQGPDVALKQIGQALNEIIDPNQKVSIAIETMAGKGTEVGTSFEQIAQIFDNCAQNDKLSVTMDTCHMSDAGYDVKNDFDGVLNEFDHIIGLENLSVIHLNDSKNERGSHKDRHEDIGFGTIGFDALSYVAHHPQLKNIPKIMETPYVKRDENDKKGIAPFKPEIEMLLANKFDPEMKEKLINA; this is encoded by the coding sequence ATGATAATTGGTTCACATGTGGCGATGAAGGCCCCTAAAATGCTTGCAGGCTCTGCTAAGGAAGCTCATAGTTATGGTGCTAATGCGATGATGATTTTTACTGGTGCTCCTCAAAATACTCGTCGTAAAGATGTTTCGGAGATGAATATACCTGAAGGTCAACGTCTATTGGAGATGTATGGCATTAAAAATATTATCGGTCATGCGCCTTATATTATTAATTTAGGAAATACTTTAAAACCTGATAAATTAGAATTTGGCATCGATTTTATGCGTGGTGAGATCAAACGTTGCGATGCTTTAGGAATTCAGGCACTTAGTTTTCACCCCGGTGCTCATTTAAAACAAGGACCTGACGTTGCTTTGAAACAAATTGGTCAAGCTTTGAACGAAATAATTGATCCTAATCAAAAGGTTTCAATTGCAATTGAGACGATGGCCGGTAAAGGTACTGAAGTGGGAACAAGTTTCGAACAAATCGCTCAAATTTTTGATAATTGTGCGCAAAACGATAAATTGTCTGTCACAATGGATACTTGTCACATGAGTGATGCTGGTTATGATGTCAAAAACGATTTTGATGGTGTATTGAATGAATTTGATCATATTATTGGTTTGGAGAACCTATCAGTTATTCATCTAAACGATTCCAAGAATGAACGTGGTTCACATAAAGACCGCCATGAAGACATCGGTTTTGGTACGATTGGTTTTGATGCTTTGAGTTATGTGGCTCACCACCCACAATTGAAGAATATTCCTAAAATTATGGAAACTCCATATGTTAAACGGGATGAAAACGACAAAAAGGGAATTGCTCCATTTAAGCCAGAAATTGAAATGCTTTTGGCTAATAAATTTGACCCAGAAATGAAAGAAAAACTAATTAATGCATAG
- a CDS encoding YitT family protein translates to MGELDKLIERHQYLSKISVAFLYSIAVSVAVNMFWTPGGIYGSGVTGAAQLISTISHRWFPFDISTAIMYFALNAPLFVLSWRKIDHKFTIFTVIAVALASTMMHLLPPVKITADPLVCAIFGAVANGFGTGMALRNGISTGGIDILGIILRKKTGKSVGTINIMFNVFIVACAGFLFGWVHALYSAVSIFINGQVIDMIYNKDQKLQVMIVTSKPKNVITQIQNEMRRGITIVHDAEGAYKHEEKTILFTVISRSELHDLSTAMSLSDPHAFVSVTDTVKVMGRFYQAHIY, encoded by the coding sequence ATGGGTGAATTAGATAAGCTGATCGAAAGGCATCAGTACTTATCCAAAATTTCAGTAGCATTTCTATATTCCATCGCGGTATCTGTAGCGGTTAACATGTTTTGGACACCGGGTGGAATTTATGGTTCAGGAGTAACTGGTGCTGCGCAATTAATTTCAACAATTTCACATCGGTGGTTTCCATTCGACATTTCAACAGCGATTATGTACTTCGCATTGAATGCACCGTTATTCGTACTTTCTTGGCGAAAAATTGATCACAAGTTTACCATTTTTACGGTTATTGCGGTTGCTTTAGCCAGTACGATGATGCACTTGTTACCACCAGTCAAGATTACAGCTGATCCTTTAGTCTGTGCCATTTTTGGTGCGGTAGCTAACGGTTTTGGTACAGGAATGGCTTTGAGAAACGGTATTTCCACTGGTGGAATTGATATTTTAGGAATCATTTTGCGTAAAAAAACCGGTAAGAGTGTTGGTACGATCAACATCATGTTCAATGTGTTTATCGTTGCTTGCGCGGGATTCTTATTCGGTTGGGTCCACGCTTTGTACAGTGCGGTCAGTATCTTCATCAACGGACAAGTTATTGATATGATTTATAACAAGGATCAAAAACTGCAAGTTATGATTGTTACTTCTAAACCTAAAAACGTTATTACACAAATTCAAAATGAAATGAGACGTGGTATTACTATCGTTCATGACGCTGAAGGTGCTTATAAACATGAAGAGAAGACGATTCTTTTCACAGTTATCTCACGTTCGGAATTGCATGATTTAAGTACGGCAATGTCGTTGTCTGATCCGCATGCTTTCGTTAGTGTTACGGATACGGTCAAAGTCATGGGTAGGTTTTATCAAGCTCATATTTACTAA
- the msrA gene encoding peptide-methionine (S)-S-oxide reductase MsrA, whose amino-acid sequence MVKPFDEQPGIISVVSGYCGGHVDNPTYEQVCTETTGHAESVEITFDNDVISYQDLVEIYWQVADPTDAMGQFQDRGDSYRPVIFYQNETQKEVAEASKKKLAESGEFSDPIVTKIQPATKFWPAEDYHQDFYKKNPLRFEMEESGGRAEYIKNHRK is encoded by the coding sequence ATGGTTAAGCCATTTGATGAACAACCAGGAATCATTTCAGTTGTGTCTGGATATTGTGGCGGTCACGTCGATAATCCAACTTACGAACAAGTTTGTACCGAAACTACTGGTCATGCTGAATCTGTAGAGATCACTTTTGATAATGATGTGATTTCTTATCAAGATTTAGTTGAAATTTATTGGCAAGTGGCTGATCCAACTGATGCTATGGGTCAATTTCAAGATCGTGGCGATAGTTATCGTCCAGTAATCTTTTACCAAAATGAAACTCAAAAAGAAGTTGCTGAAGCATCTAAAAAGAAACTAGCTGAGTCAGGAGAATTTAGTGACCCTATCGTAACTAAAATTCAGCCTGCTACTAAGTTTTGGCCTGCTGAGGACTACCACCAAGACTTCTACAAAAAGAATCCTTTACGCTTTGAAATGGAAGAGAGCGGCGGTCGAGCAGAATATATCAAAAATCATCGTAAATAG
- the msrB gene encoding peptide-methionine (R)-S-oxide reductase MsrB encodes MSNEYKKDLTDLNDEEYQVTQHAATERPFSGKYDDFYKKGIYVDITSGEPLFSSAKKYDAGCGWPSFSEPIAKLKQKRDTRLSRERTEVRSESADSHLGHVFTDGPEELGGLRYCINSAALKFIPYDEMDEKGYSDYKKYVDEGDAD; translated from the coding sequence ATGTCAAACGAATACAAGAAGGATTTAACTGACTTAAATGATGAGGAGTACCAAGTAACTCAACATGCTGCCACAGAACGTCCTTTTAGTGGAAAGTACGATGATTTCTACAAAAAGGGTATCTATGTTGATATTACTAGTGGTGAACCACTATTTTCTTCAGCTAAAAAATACGATGCTGGTTGCGGTTGGCCATCATTTAGTGAACCAATTGCTAAATTAAAGCAAAAACGTGATACCAGATTAAGTCGTGAAAGAACTGAAGTTAGAAGTGAATCAGCTGACTCTCATTTGGGCCACGTCTTTACTGATGGACCAGAAGAATTGGGTGGATTGAGATATTGTATCAATTCAGCTGCTTTAAAATTCATTCCTTATGATGAAATGGACGAAAAAGGCTACTCAGATTACAAAAAATACGTTGACGAAGGAGATGCTGACTAG
- the aspS gene encoding aspartate--tRNA ligase, whose protein sequence is MEERTDYCGNITEKYVGQKVSLDGWVQRRRDLGGLVFVDLRDYKGIVQLVFNTDHQDVLDIAETLRSEYVINVLGTVRLRGEGATNDDMTTGKVEVVVEKVEILNKSLTPPFEIKDGIDSSEETKLKYRYLDLRRPEMQKAIRTRAQIKHSVNEYLYENGFIDIETPNLTPSTPEGARDYLVPSRVYPGRFFALPQSPQLFKQLLMVGGFDRYFQLAHCFRDEDLRGDRQPEFTQIDLETSFMNQKEIQTVTEGLIARVMKDEKGIEVKTPFPRINWDDAMHRFGSDKPDVRFGMELQNLNDVFKDTEFKVFKGTIDNGGQVKAIVVKDGADKYSRKNIESYQEYIKRFGAKGLAWAKFNDNELTGGVSKFIKAQEAQLVSTLGLENNDLLLFVADNKKVVADSLGYLRKAIAKEQNLYDPKEFAFIWVVNWPLFEYDEGIQRWTAAHHPFTMPNEEDVHYLDDGEDPHKAYAQSYDIVLNGYELGGGSIRIHDYKIQEKMLKALNFTKEKAYEQFGFLLDALQYGCPPHGGLAIGLDRFAMLLSGKDNIRDVIAFPKNSNATEPMTHAPLEVSKQQLDDLGIEVSKKD, encoded by the coding sequence ATGGAAGAAAGAACAGATTATTGTGGCAACATTACTGAAAAATATGTTGGCCAAAAAGTATCTTTAGATGGTTGGGTTCAACGCCGTCGTGATTTAGGTGGATTGGTCTTCGTCGACCTTAGAGATTACAAAGGCATCGTACAGTTAGTTTTCAATACTGATCACCAAGATGTCTTAGATATCGCTGAAACATTGCGTTCAGAATACGTTATTAATGTTTTGGGTACTGTTAGACTTCGTGGTGAAGGTGCTACTAACGACGACATGACAACTGGTAAAGTTGAAGTTGTTGTTGAAAAAGTTGAAATCCTTAACAAATCATTGACACCACCATTTGAAATCAAAGATGGTATCGACTCTTCAGAAGAAACAAAATTAAAGTATCGTTACCTTGATTTACGTAGACCTGAAATGCAAAAAGCTATCAGAACACGTGCTCAAATCAAGCATTCAGTTAACGAATACTTGTACGAAAATGGTTTTATCGATATTGAAACACCAAACCTAACACCATCAACACCAGAAGGTGCTCGTGATTACTTAGTACCTTCACGTGTTTATCCTGGACGTTTCTTCGCACTTCCACAATCACCACAATTGTTCAAGCAACTATTGATGGTTGGTGGATTTGACCGTTACTTCCAATTGGCTCACTGTTTCCGTGATGAAGATCTTCGTGGTGACCGTCAACCAGAATTTACTCAAATTGACCTTGAAACTAGTTTCATGAACCAAAAAGAAATTCAAACTGTTACTGAAGGCCTTATTGCTCGTGTTATGAAGGATGAAAAGGGTATCGAAGTTAAGACTCCATTCCCAAGAATCAACTGGGATGACGCTATGCACCGCTTTGGTTCTGATAAGCCTGATGTTCGTTTCGGTATGGAACTACAAAACTTAAACGATGTCTTCAAAGATACAGAATTCAAAGTCTTCAAGGGAACTATCGATAATGGTGGTCAAGTTAAGGCTATCGTTGTTAAAGATGGTGCTGACAAGTACTCAAGAAAGAATATTGAAAGCTATCAAGAGTACATCAAGCGTTTTGGTGCCAAAGGACTAGCTTGGGCTAAGTTCAATGACAACGAATTGACTGGTGGTGTATCTAAGTTCATCAAGGCTCAAGAAGCACAATTAGTTTCAACACTTGGTCTTGAAAACAATGACTTACTATTATTCGTTGCTGATAATAAGAAGGTTGTTGCTGACTCATTAGGTTACTTGAGAAAAGCTATTGCTAAGGAACAAAACTTGTATGATCCTAAAGAATTTGCCTTTATCTGGGTCGTAAATTGGCCATTGTTCGAATATGATGAAGGAATCCAAAGATGGACTGCTGCTCACCATCCATTTACAATGCCAAATGAAGAAGATGTTCATTATCTAGATGATGGTGAAGATCCTCACAAAGCTTATGCTCAAAGTTACGATATCGTTCTAAACGGTTACGAACTTGGTGGTGGTTCAATCCGTATTCACGACTACAAGATTCAAGAAAAGATGCTTAAAGCTTTGAACTTTACCAAAGAAAAAGCTTATGAACAATTTGGCTTCCTATTGGATGCTTTGCAATACGGTTGTCCTCCACATGGTGGTTTGGCTATTGGTTTGGATAGATTTGCTATGTTACTATCAGGCAAAGACAATATCCGTGACGTGATTGCATTCCCTAAAAATTCAAACGCCACAGAACCAATGACACACGCTCCACTTGAAGTTTCAAAACAACAATTAGATGATCTTGGAATTGAAGTTAGCAAGAAAGACTAA